Proteins encoded by one window of Sorex araneus isolate mSorAra2 chromosome 3, mSorAra2.pri, whole genome shotgun sequence:
- the CDC42EP4 gene encoding cdc42 effector protein 4 — MPILKQLVSGSVHSKRRSRVDLTAEMISAPLGDFRHTMHVGRAGDAFGDTSFLHSGAGEPPDAAPPDAEPAAPKRGLLSRKFRGSKRSQSVTRGGGEPRDVLGSLRDSALFVKNAMSLPQLSDKEPAERAPGPLPRSLSSSPVKQAASPEAAAAAAGGHRNGAASPAALADALLDEQAFGDLAELPVVPRAGHGLKHAESVLSFHIDLGPSMLGEVLSVMDKDEWDPDGEDGGYRDRDRDEEEEEEEEEEEEDVRHAPAAATATLGSPAPPRHAPAAQEEGWGAAAAPSPGSARSVGSRATRDSSSLSSCTSGVLEERGPARGPPPRQPDKEFSFMDEEEEDEIRV; from the coding sequence ATGCCCATCCTCAAGCAGCTGGTGTCCGGCTCCGTCCACTCCAAGCGCCGCTCGCGGGTGGACCTGACGGCCGAGATGATCAGCGCGCCGCTGGGCGACTTCCGCCACACCATGCACGTGGGGCGCGCGGGCGACGCCTTCGGGGACACGTCCTTCCTGCACAGCGGGGCCGGGGAGCCGCCGGACGCCGCGCCGCCGGACGCCGAGCCCGCCGCCCCCAAGCGCGGCCTGCTGTCCCGCAAGTTCCGCGGCAGCAAGCGCTCGCAGTCGGTGACCCGGGGCGGCGGGGAGCCGCGGGACGTGCTGGGCAGCCTGCGCGACTCGGCGCTGTTCGTCAAGAACGCCATGTCCCTGCCGCAGCTCAGCGACAAGGAGCCGGCCGAGCGCGCGCCCGGCCCGCTGCCCCGCAGCCTGTCCTCCAGCCCCGTGAAGCAGGCGGCCAgcccggaggcggcggcggcggcggccgggggccACCGGAACGGGGCGGCCAGCCCCGCGGCCCTGGCGGACGCCCTCCTGGACGAGCAGGCCTTCGGGGACCTGGCCGAGCTGCCCGTCGTGCCCAGGGCCGGCCACGGGCTGAAGCACGCCGAGTCCGTGCTGTCCTTCCACATCGACCTGGGCCCGTCCATGCTCGGCGAGGTCCTGAGCGTCATGGACAAGGACGAGTGGGACCCCGACGGGGAGGACGGCGGCTACCGCGACCGCGACCgcgatgaggaggaggaggaggaggaggaggaggaggaggaggacgtcAGGCACGCCCCGGCGGCCGCCACCGCCACCCTGgggtcccccgccccgccccggcatGCCCCGGCCGCGCaggaagaggggtggggggcggcggcggcccccagccccggctcgGCCCGCAGCGTGGGCAGCCGCGCCACGCGGGACAGCAGCTCCCTGTCCAGCTGCACGTCGGGCGTCCTGGAGGAGAGGGGCCCGGCCCGCGGGCCGCCCCCCCGGCAGCCCGACAAGGAGTTTTCCTTCatggacgaggaggaggaggacgagatCCGGGTGTGA